A genomic segment from Neobacillus sp. YX16 encodes:
- a CDS encoding response regulator transcription factor, with protein sequence MRIIIIDDHPLVRRGLVDVLSIEEQFTFSGEAMNVDESLKLIQNVNPELALVDLRLGNEWGLDVVEKAKSNGSKCKFVLLTSAATKEDFLKAKEAHIDGFINKSALPEELLYAIKLVSQGRKYYDPTILDLMMETSNEAINNDRFVEQLTPKEVEVLKLLGMGLTNRQIANELFVTEYTVKKHVSQVLAKLELTDRTQAALYANTMGIAKFVVN encoded by the coding sequence ATGAGGATAATCATCATTGATGACCATCCGTTGGTAAGAAGAGGATTGGTAGATGTTCTGTCAATAGAGGAGCAATTTACCTTTTCAGGGGAAGCAATGAATGTCGATGAATCACTCAAATTGATACAAAACGTAAACCCAGAGCTTGCATTAGTGGATCTGCGTCTAGGCAATGAATGGGGGCTTGATGTAGTCGAAAAGGCAAAATCCAATGGTTCTAAGTGTAAATTTGTATTATTAACATCAGCCGCTACAAAAGAGGATTTCCTAAAAGCAAAGGAAGCACATATTGATGGCTTCATAAATAAATCCGCATTACCTGAGGAGCTTTTATATGCCATTAAACTCGTTAGTCAGGGAAGGAAGTACTATGATCCCACTATCTTAGACCTTATGATGGAAACAAGCAACGAGGCTATAAATAATGACCGTTTCGTTGAACAATTAACACCTAAAGAAGTTGAAGTGTTGAAGTTGTTAGGTATGGGTTTAACGAACCGCCAAATTGCCAATGAATTATTTGTCACTGAATATACAGTCAAGAAACACGTCAGTCAGGTCTTAGCAAAACTTGAACTTACTGACCGGACACAAGCTGCGCTATATGCAAATACAATGGGGATTGCTAAGTTTGTTGTGAACTAA
- a CDS encoding Ig-like domain-containing protein produces MIKKVFTILAALVLFLQSAPQGLSWVVSEVQAEEVPAGYIGIYSPEDLNKVRNNLAGSYILMNDLDLSAANWEPIGNKSTPFKGIFDGNGHKIAGMKIAITSGQDVYAGLFGYVNKGQIKNLGMVASSVKVENNSLDSTTAKAYAGSIAGYADNYATISNSYNTGNVEATSLFASYAGGLAGFARYSTIQNSYNTGDVNAEDAGGIVGGVEYDPSKITDSYNDGNVTGTSSAGGITAFFSGSEISNSYNTGDITGYSTTGGIAAYGISAVIKNTENTGNIKGYYETGGIIGEFNETSVDSSHNSGTVTATGTSLGIAGGIAGSLTTGVITSSYNVGLIKSESNAGGISGTISKSTIMKSYNSGSIEAGSRGGGILASIYSSSKVSNTFNIGDITGGYARGGIASSNAGTIENSYNAGLVKGSASRAGGIVGENTGMIINSYYWDQQSKGAGSGDETGTLKKTAEEMSSPNTFVGFDFITVWTIDGNEDYKLPKLLAAPFSGVEKNIGIALKSPPQKLTYLDGEELDVTGAVITVTSNFFNKSDVVVTPDMISGYNKNHIGSQTVTITYQGFNTSFSVNVKDVTPPLKPAVYEVNENDYYLYGNAEPNSIIEVWKNGSIIGRNNAEDTAGYFDVYIGEQAAWTELIVTAKDGAGNVSEGTKVVVIDITAPAKPTVNEVTDQSVDVTGTAEKDATINVLVNGSDKYTGAAGTDGQFTVAIPVQQAGTKMVITATDKAGHVSDGTSVTVKDVSAPVRPTVNEVTDQSTVVTGTTEPGAVVYVYFSQDTLGSATAKEDGSFTISIPVQQAGRTLYVYAVDKAGNSSDSTGVLVKDVTAPGKPVVHELTDREWTLTGTIEPLSTVIVKVSDKEIHRQFLGIDETFSIYLPSSFPAGTTVEVYAEDLDGNVSEASKIVVTSKFQELIGSNRYSTAVKVSQEGWDTANTVLLVNGFAIVDGLTATPLATAKEAPILLTAADSIPQSTMDEITRLKAKEIILIGGKGVITPKVESELVAKGYKVTRIGGQNRKDTSLLIAKELDKLVDVSTIYVAYGWGEPDALSIAAQAGLKKQPIILADKAAVPAETFEWLRMESLSDAYFIGGDGVVAPSIVSEIDRITSGNVSANRISGQNRHETNAKVISKFYPDAELRSILLAKSETASLVDALAAGPLAAKLGSPVLLVSSYVGLVPAQRQVLASKHSKYVHQIGGGVNPEAVSEVMQR; encoded by the coding sequence ATGATAAAGAAAGTTTTCACCATTTTGGCTGCTTTGGTGCTTTTTTTGCAAAGTGCACCACAAGGGTTATCATGGGTTGTCAGCGAGGTACAAGCAGAAGAGGTACCAGCAGGATATATTGGCATCTATTCTCCAGAAGACCTGAATAAGGTTCGAAATAATTTAGCAGGCAGCTATATTTTAATGAACGACCTTGATTTGAGTGCTGCTAATTGGGAGCCAATTGGTAATAAAAGTACCCCCTTTAAGGGGATTTTTGATGGTAATGGCCATAAAATAGCAGGGATGAAAATTGCGATAACCTCTGGCCAGGATGTTTATGCCGGACTGTTTGGGTACGTAAATAAGGGACAAATTAAAAACCTGGGAATGGTGGCTAGTTCCGTAAAGGTAGAGAATAATTCTTTGGATTCCACTACTGCTAAGGCGTATGCCGGTTCGATTGCTGGGTATGCAGACAATTATGCCACGATTAGCAACTCCTATAATACCGGCAATGTTGAAGCTACATCACTATTCGCATCATATGCTGGCGGTTTAGCCGGATTTGCCAGGTATTCTACGATTCAAAACAGTTATAACACTGGAGATGTGAATGCAGAGGATGCAGGAGGTATCGTAGGTGGTGTCGAATATGACCCATCTAAAATAACAGACAGCTATAATGACGGAAATGTGACTGGCACAAGCAGTGCAGGTGGGATTACAGCCTTTTTCTCTGGTTCAGAAATCAGCAATTCCTATAACACGGGAGATATAACCGGATATTCTACTACTGGGGGGATTGCAGCCTATGGAATATCTGCTGTCATCAAAAACACTGAGAACACAGGTAATATAAAGGGTTATTACGAGACGGGCGGCATCATTGGAGAGTTTAACGAAACGTCAGTGGATAGTTCGCATAACAGTGGAACCGTTACTGCCACAGGCACATCCTTAGGAATAGCAGGGGGGATTGCAGGGTCGCTGACGACTGGAGTGATCACGTCTAGTTATAATGTAGGATTGATTAAATCAGAATCAAATGCAGGCGGGATTAGTGGAACAATATCTAAATCTACTATTATGAAAAGCTATAATTCAGGTTCTATCGAAGCAGGGTCAAGGGGCGGAGGAATTCTCGCAAGCATTTACTCTAGTTCAAAGGTCAGCAATACGTTTAATATAGGCGATATTACAGGTGGCTACGCAAGAGGCGGGATTGCAAGCAGTAATGCCGGAACAATCGAAAACTCCTATAATGCCGGTTTGGTTAAGGGCAGCGCATCTAGGGCAGGCGGTATTGTTGGAGAAAATACAGGAATGATTATAAACAGCTATTATTGGGATCAGCAAAGTAAGGGCGCTGGCAGCGGTGACGAAACCGGTACATTGAAAAAAACGGCAGAAGAAATGAGCTCGCCGAATACGTTTGTAGGTTTTGATTTTATTACCGTTTGGACCATTGATGGAAATGAAGATTATAAGCTTCCTAAACTACTTGCTGCTCCCTTTTCTGGAGTAGAAAAAAATATAGGAATTGCTTTAAAATCTCCGCCGCAAAAATTGACCTATTTGGATGGGGAAGAATTGGATGTAACCGGTGCGGTGATTACGGTTACTTCAAACTTCTTTAATAAATCAGATGTTGTAGTAACCCCGGATATGATTAGCGGGTATAATAAAAATCATATTGGCAGTCAAACGGTAACCATTACCTATCAAGGCTTTAACACTTCATTTAGTGTGAATGTAAAAGACGTTACGCCGCCGTTAAAGCCGGCAGTGTATGAAGTCAATGAAAATGATTACTATTTATATGGAAATGCAGAGCCTAATTCTATCATTGAGGTATGGAAAAACGGTTCCATTATTGGAAGAAATAATGCCGAAGATACAGCTGGCTATTTTGATGTGTATATCGGTGAACAGGCTGCTTGGACAGAACTCATTGTGACTGCAAAAGACGGAGCGGGAAATGTGAGTGAAGGTACAAAAGTGGTTGTAATAGATATCACGGCACCGGCTAAGCCAACCGTAAATGAAGTTACGGACCAGTCTGTGGATGTAACCGGTACAGCTGAGAAGGATGCAACAATAAATGTCCTCGTCAATGGTTCGGACAAATATACTGGAGCAGCGGGTACGGATGGCCAGTTTACAGTGGCAATCCCTGTACAACAAGCAGGGACCAAAATGGTCATAACGGCTACTGATAAAGCAGGGCATGTAAGTGATGGGACAAGTGTTACTGTAAAAGATGTATCCGCACCTGTAAGACCTACCGTCAATGAGGTCACGGATCAATCAACCGTTGTGACAGGGACCACGGAGCCTGGGGCGGTTGTGTATGTTTATTTTAGTCAAGATACGCTTGGGTCTGCCACAGCGAAGGAGGATGGATCGTTCACCATCTCCATCCCAGTTCAGCAAGCAGGAAGGACGTTATATGTTTATGCTGTGGACAAAGCAGGAAATAGCAGCGATAGTACAGGTGTCCTTGTCAAAGATGTAACAGCTCCAGGAAAACCAGTTGTACACGAGCTTACTGATCGTGAGTGGACGTTGACTGGAACGATAGAACCTTTATCAACCGTCATTGTAAAAGTGTCGGATAAAGAAATTCATCGACAATTTTTAGGGATTGATGAGACGTTTTCCATCTATCTTCCTTCTAGCTTTCCAGCGGGAACAACGGTGGAAGTGTATGCCGAGGATCTTGACGGCAATGTGAGTGAAGCTTCGAAAATCGTGGTAACGTCAAAATTCCAAGAGTTAATTGGAAGTAATCGATATTCTACGGCCGTTAAGGTTTCACAGGAAGGCTGGGATACAGCAAACACCGTATTGTTAGTCAACGGGTTTGCGATTGTGGATGGATTAACGGCGACACCATTGGCAACGGCGAAGGAGGCTCCGATTCTATTGACAGCAGCCGATTCGATTCCGCAGTCAACCATGGATGAAATCACACGCTTAAAGGCGAAAGAAATTATTTTAATCGGTGGTAAAGGAGTTATTACTCCAAAAGTGGAGAGTGAATTAGTCGCGAAGGGCTATAAAGTCACTCGGATTGGCGGTCAGAACCGAAAAGATACTTCGCTGTTAATCGCAAAGGAACTCGATAAATTGGTGGATGTCAGCACGATTTATGTAGCGTACGGCTGGGGTGAACCGGATGCGTTATCGATTGCCGCACAGGCAGGCTTGAAAAAGCAGCCTATTATTCTGGCAGATAAGGCGGCTGTGCCGGCAGAAACGTTTGAATGGCTGAGAATGGAATCCTTGTCCGATGCTTATTTTATTGGTGGAGACGGGGTTGTGGCACCTTCGATTGTGAGCGAAATTGACAGGATCACGTCTGGAAATGTCTCCGCAAATCGAATAAGCGGCCAGAATCGCCACGAAACGAATGCTAAGGTCATCAGCAAATTTTATCCTGATGCAGAACTAAGAAGTATTCTCTTAGCCAAGTCAGAAACAGCTAGTTTAGTAGATGCGTTGGCAGCGGGACCGTTAGCGGCAAAACTTGGCTCGCCCGTCCTATTAGTTTCTTCTTATGTAGGACTGGTACCAGCCCAGAGGCAAGTCTTGGCTAGTAAACACTCAAAATACGTTCACCAAATCGGCGGAGGGGTTAATCCGGAGGCTGTGAGTGAGGTAATGCAGAGATAA
- a CDS encoding YHYH domain-containing protein, producing MEKKVFLFTLLFLLLFGTFASAHSGRTDSSGGHNCSEKSKAKGLCTGYHYHNGGGSSTSSGATIVNTEKDCTDFASYDEVVEYWNKKGYSATNDPENLDGWGNGVVDDGIPCEVPSGYDKTKINNSAEQIQHKQEEQDLASGEQAGYPNGVNDGYQEVTSNNVASTGSEAYKVGYATGYNKGYDEGKTKITGEKTKATSDGYALGQIQDAIKIPASYINHAGLKQSFEGGFNKAVTERVEAKKKEYKELGYTDGTKDVNNVPKDIEEAFVNAYLEGYNSAQQELKDEYLKQGYEAAFTILKYTKPNLENEKFIAWYKEGFESNTEVKQISAAGLALGKAGDSYNLPSKYKSGEVIFQHHYELGLKEYEEQQSDNQKAAVGGVGALAFVWLGRRFYIAKKMIG from the coding sequence ATGGAAAAGAAAGTATTTTTGTTTACTTTATTATTTTTGTTGCTATTCGGAACGTTTGCCTCAGCACATTCTGGGAGAACAGATTCTAGCGGTGGACACAATTGTAGTGAGAAATCAAAAGCCAAAGGTCTTTGCACAGGCTATCACTATCATAACGGAGGTGGAAGTTCAACAAGCAGCGGGGCTACCATCGTTAATACCGAAAAAGATTGTACAGATTTCGCTAGTTATGATGAAGTCGTTGAGTATTGGAATAAAAAAGGATATTCCGCAACGAATGACCCAGAAAATTTGGACGGTTGGGGAAATGGTGTCGTTGACGATGGGATACCATGTGAAGTCCCTAGTGGATACGATAAGACAAAGATAAATAATAGTGCTGAACAAATTCAGCATAAACAAGAGGAACAAGACCTAGCGAGTGGTGAACAAGCAGGATATCCAAATGGGGTGAACGATGGATATCAAGAAGTCACAAGTAATAATGTTGCTTCAACAGGTTCAGAGGCATATAAAGTAGGATATGCTACGGGTTATAACAAGGGGTACGATGAAGGAAAAACGAAGATAACCGGTGAAAAAACCAAGGCTACCAGTGATGGGTATGCTCTAGGACAAATACAAGATGCTATCAAAATTCCAGCGAGTTATATAAACCATGCAGGATTAAAGCAGTCCTTTGAAGGCGGTTTTAATAAAGCGGTTACCGAGCGAGTAGAAGCTAAGAAAAAAGAATACAAGGAATTGGGTTACACTGACGGAACAAAGGATGTTAACAATGTTCCTAAAGACATCGAAGAAGCATTTGTAAATGCATACCTGGAAGGATACAATTCAGCCCAGCAAGAACTAAAGGACGAGTATCTTAAACAAGGATATGAAGCTGCGTTTACCATATTGAAATATACGAAACCTAATTTAGAAAATGAAAAATTCATTGCTTGGTACAAAGAAGGTTTTGAATCCAATACAGAGGTTAAACAAATAAGTGCGGCAGGACTTGCTTTAGGAAAGGCAGGCGACTCCTACAACCTACCTTCAAAATACAAAAGCGGCGAAGTCATCTTTCAACATCACTATGAATTAGGATTGAAGGAATACGAGGAGCAGCAAAGCGACAATCAAAAAGCGGCAGTTGGTGGTGTCGGAGCATTAGCATTCGTTTGGTTAGGCAGAAGATTTTATATTGCGAAAAAAATGATAGGTTAA
- the galE gene encoding UDP-glucose 4-epimerase GalE, whose product MNILVTGGAGYIGSHTCVALLEAGHSVIIADNLCNSKRETVETIMQITNKEVTFYEVDVTNSEAVDVLFRNHKIDGVIHFAGLKAVGESVEKPLDYYYNNIVSTMVLAKACLTYSVNKFVFSSSATVYGDNEVPFVETMRLLPTTNPYGETKAMCERILTDIAKANPSFSVSLLRYFNPVGAHESGLIGEAPNGIPNNLMPYVTQVAKGKLEKLRVFGNDYPTADGTGVRDYIHVLDLAEGHVVALEKLTEGVHVYNLGTGQGTSVLELVKAFEEANGIEVPYEIVARRAGDIASFYADASKAKRELGWSAKRDIIAMCRDSWRFESNNKTEGF is encoded by the coding sequence ATGAATATATTAGTAACCGGCGGTGCAGGATACATAGGCTCACATACCTGCGTTGCTTTGCTTGAGGCAGGACATTCCGTCATTATTGCAGATAATCTTTGCAATAGTAAGCGTGAGACTGTTGAAACAATTATGCAAATCACCAATAAAGAAGTTACTTTTTACGAAGTGGATGTAACGAATTCAGAAGCAGTAGATGTTCTTTTTCGAAATCATAAGATTGATGGGGTTATTCATTTTGCAGGTCTTAAAGCGGTCGGTGAGTCAGTAGAAAAGCCACTAGATTATTATTATAACAACATTGTAAGCACTATGGTACTTGCCAAAGCGTGTCTTACATATAGTGTGAATAAATTTGTCTTTAGTTCATCTGCCACAGTATATGGGGATAATGAAGTACCTTTTGTGGAGACCATGAGGCTCTTACCAACAACTAACCCTTACGGTGAAACAAAAGCAATGTGTGAGCGAATCTTAACGGATATAGCCAAAGCCAATCCTTCTTTCTCGGTATCACTCCTTCGATATTTCAATCCAGTCGGAGCCCATGAGAGTGGGTTAATTGGTGAAGCACCGAATGGAATCCCGAATAATCTTATGCCTTATGTAACCCAAGTGGCAAAAGGGAAACTTGAGAAGTTAAGAGTCTTCGGAAATGATTATCCAACGGCGGACGGTACAGGAGTTCGTGATTATATCCATGTGTTGGATTTAGCTGAGGGTCATGTAGTAGCACTAGAAAAACTAACGGAAGGTGTTCATGTTTATAACTTGGGGACCGGTCAAGGTACTAGTGTATTAGAATTAGTAAAAGCTTTTGAAGAAGCTAACGGTATAGAAGTACCTTATGAAATCGTTGCTCGCAGAGCTGGTGATATTGCTTCCTTCTATGCGGATGCTTCAAAAGCAAAGAGAGAACTAGGTTGGAGTGCAAAACGAGATATAATTGCTATGTGCCGGGATTCATGGCGGTTTGAGAGCAATAATAAGACAGAGGGTTTTTAA
- a CDS encoding PepSY domain-containing protein, with product MKKKMIIGSLSALLIFGGAAAVGASKGGTQPDDSIHPDDKNTSTIVDQHYLPAISAGQEIELETKHGKTFFKVETDDSSHNSSSQSTTGTNLSIDEAAKIALNKVNGTVAEVEKEMEHGRLEFKFEIQSNRGEADVRVDAQTGEVTRVEFDDDDNDGQDDR from the coding sequence ATGAAAAAGAAGATGATTATTGGTAGTTTATCAGCATTATTAATTTTTGGCGGTGCGGCTGCTGTCGGGGCTTCAAAAGGTGGGACCCAGCCAGATGATTCTATTCATCCAGATGACAAAAATACTTCTACTATTGTAGATCAACATTACTTACCTGCAATTTCCGCAGGACAAGAAATTGAGTTGGAAACCAAGCATGGCAAAACCTTCTTTAAAGTGGAGACAGACGATTCTAGCCACAATTCCTCTAGTCAGTCCACTACTGGCACAAACTTATCGATTGATGAGGCAGCAAAAATAGCACTTAACAAAGTTAATGGAACAGTCGCAGAAGTTGAAAAAGAAATGGAACATGGCAGACTAGAATTTAAATTTGAAATTCAGTCTAATCGTGGCGAAGCAGACGTTCGGGTTGATGCCCAAACAGGTGAAGTAACAAGAGTTGAATTTGATGATGACGATAATGATGGTCAGGATGATCGATAA
- a CDS encoding class I SAM-dependent methyltransferase: protein MNKLIKDIIEWDVRNWSKSLNYWLEETSLELTDRNALEIGSRNGGLSLWLAKQGCKVTCSDVNGPSEKARQIHQKHGIEHLVQYKGIDATNIPYENDVFDIVVFKSVLGGIGHNNNKDAQFKAINEIYRVLKPGGELFFAENLVASPFHSFLRKHFISWGENWRYLSIPEIEEFLNPFSHKHYFSTGFLAALGRNEKQRDILGKIDNLCINKITPSKWKYIVVGLAKK from the coding sequence ATGAATAAACTTATCAAAGATATCATCGAATGGGACGTTAGAAATTGGAGCAAATCCCTTAATTACTGGTTAGAGGAAACCAGTTTAGAATTAACCGATAGAAACGCACTAGAAATTGGTAGTAGAAACGGTGGACTATCACTTTGGTTGGCGAAACAAGGTTGTAAAGTTACTTGTAGTGATGTAAATGGTCCCTCTGAAAAAGCCAGACAAATTCATCAAAAACATGGAATTGAACACTTAGTTCAATATAAAGGCATAGATGCTACTAACATTCCATACGAAAATGATGTATTTGATATTGTTGTATTTAAATCAGTTCTCGGAGGAATTGGGCACAACAATAACAAGGATGCTCAATTTAAAGCAATCAATGAAATATATCGTGTTTTAAAACCGGGTGGCGAACTCTTTTTTGCCGAAAATCTAGTTGCTTCCCCCTTCCATTCATTTTTAAGAAAGCATTTTATTAGTTGGGGTGAAAATTGGCGATATCTTTCTATTCCAGAAATTGAAGAATTTTTAAATCCTTTTAGCCATAAACACTATTTCTCTACAGGCTTCCTTGCAGCATTAGGTCGGAATGAAAAACAACGAGACATTTTAGGGAAAATCGATAATTTATGTATAAATAAAATTACACCAAGTAAATGGAAATACATTGTTGTAGGACTCGCGAAAAAATAA